A stretch of Oncorhynchus gorbuscha isolate QuinsamMale2020 ecotype Even-year linkage group LG24, OgorEven_v1.0, whole genome shotgun sequence DNA encodes these proteins:
- the LOC124013158 gene encoding secretory carrier-associated membrane protein 3-like isoform X2, with protein sequence MSKYTSFPEPGDDHNPFQDPAVTQHSSNTEYATLDLYNPFDNKNGPPPPAYAATAPSAPQPVVPATTPPSRTTPTEPRNYGTSFTPQTAVNATTAELLRKQEELEKKARELERRERELDSHALGPGATRQNNWPPLPTFCPVGPCFYQDINMEISQSFQHTVSIMYYYWMFTACTLAFNLISCLSLFCVEPSGGVGLGLAILWVLLFTPCSFVCWYRPVYKAFRSDSSFNFFAFFFIFFVQVIFYVIMTIGIPGWGFSGWIVSLAALKTSVPVGVIMMLNAILFTAQAAMGVVLLKRVHSLYRQTGASFVKAQAEFATGVMSNQAVRQAAANATASAAQGAFTGAAR encoded by the exons aTGTCAAAATACACAAGTTTTCCGGAACCAGGCGACGACCACAACCCTTTCCAG GACCCTGCAGTGACTCAACACAGCAGCAACACTGAGTATGCCACACTGGATCTTTACAACCCATTTGACAATAAAAATGGG CCCCCACCACCAGCCTATGCAGCAACTGCACCATCCGCcccccaacctgttgttcctgcAACAACCCCACCCAGCAGGACTACACCCACAGAGCCCCGCAACTATGGCACCTCCTTCACCCCCCAG ACCGCGGTCAACGCCACCACAGCAGAGCTCCTGAGGAAGCAGGAAGAGCTTGAGAAGAAAGCCCGCgagctggagaggagggagagggagttggACTCACACGCCCTCGGCCCTGGAGCCa cTCGTCAGAATAACTGGCCTCCCCTGCCCACTTTCTGCCCTGTGGGACCATGCTTCTACCAAGACATCAACATGGAGATCAGCCAGAGCTTCCAACACACTGTCTCCATCATGTATTACTACTGGATGT tCACAGCCTGCACACTGGCGTTTAACTTAATTTCCTGCCTGAGTCTGTTCTGTGTGGAGCCTTCTGGTGGTGTTGGGCTGGGCCTGGCCATCCTCTGGGTCCTCCTTTTCACCCCCTGCTCCTTTGTCTGCTGGTACAGGCCTGTGTACAAAGCCTTCAG GAGTGACAGCTCCTTCAACTTCTTCGCCTTCTTCTTCATTTTTTTCGTCCAAGTGATCTTCTACGTCATCATGACCATTGGCATTCCTGGTTGGGGTTTCAG tGGCTGGATTGTGAGTCTGGCTGCTCTGAAGACTAGCGTGCCTGTTGGTGTGATCATGATGCTCAATGCCATCCTATTCACTGCCCAGGCTGCCATGGGGGTCGTCTTGCTCAAGCGG gtCCACTCTCTGTACAGGCAGACCGGTGCTAGCTTCGTGAAGGCTCAGGCTGAGTTTGCCACTGGAGTGATGTCCAATCAAGCTGTACGCCAGGCAGCTGCCAACGCCACTGCTTCTGCAGCTCAGGGGGCCTTTACTGGTGCAGCtcggtag
- the LOC124013158 gene encoding secretory carrier-associated membrane protein 3-like isoform X3: MSKYTSFPEPGDDHNPFQPPPPAYAATAPSAPQPVVPATTPPSRTTPTEPRNYGTSFTPQQTAVNATTAELLRKQEELEKKARELERRERELDSHALGPGATRQNNWPPLPTFCPVGPCFYQDINMEISQSFQHTVSIMYYYWMFTACTLAFNLISCLSLFCVEPSGGVGLGLAILWVLLFTPCSFVCWYRPVYKAFRSDSSFNFFAFFFIFFVQVIFYVIMTIGIPGWGFSGWIVSLAALKTSVPVGVIMMLNAILFTAQAAMGVVLLKRVHSLYRQTGASFVKAQAEFATGVMSNQAVRQAAANATASAAQGAFTGAAR; the protein is encoded by the exons aTGTCAAAATACACAAGTTTTCCGGAACCAGGCGACGACCACAACCCTTTCCAG CCCCCACCACCAGCCTATGCAGCAACTGCACCATCCGCcccccaacctgttgttcctgcAACAACCCCACCCAGCAGGACTACACCCACAGAGCCCCGCAACTATGGCACCTCCTTCACCCCCCAG cagACCGCGGTCAACGCCACCACAGCAGAGCTCCTGAGGAAGCAGGAAGAGCTTGAGAAGAAAGCCCGCgagctggagaggagggagagggagttggACTCACACGCCCTCGGCCCTGGAGCCa cTCGTCAGAATAACTGGCCTCCCCTGCCCACTTTCTGCCCTGTGGGACCATGCTTCTACCAAGACATCAACATGGAGATCAGCCAGAGCTTCCAACACACTGTCTCCATCATGTATTACTACTGGATGT tCACAGCCTGCACACTGGCGTTTAACTTAATTTCCTGCCTGAGTCTGTTCTGTGTGGAGCCTTCTGGTGGTGTTGGGCTGGGCCTGGCCATCCTCTGGGTCCTCCTTTTCACCCCCTGCTCCTTTGTCTGCTGGTACAGGCCTGTGTACAAAGCCTTCAG GAGTGACAGCTCCTTCAACTTCTTCGCCTTCTTCTTCATTTTTTTCGTCCAAGTGATCTTCTACGTCATCATGACCATTGGCATTCCTGGTTGGGGTTTCAG tGGCTGGATTGTGAGTCTGGCTGCTCTGAAGACTAGCGTGCCTGTTGGTGTGATCATGATGCTCAATGCCATCCTATTCACTGCCCAGGCTGCCATGGGGGTCGTCTTGCTCAAGCGG gtCCACTCTCTGTACAGGCAGACCGGTGCTAGCTTCGTGAAGGCTCAGGCTGAGTTTGCCACTGGAGTGATGTCCAATCAAGCTGTACGCCAGGCAGCTGCCAACGCCACTGCTTCTGCAGCTCAGGGGGCCTTTACTGGTGCAGCtcggtag
- the LOC124013158 gene encoding secretory carrier-associated membrane protein 3-like isoform X1, which yields MSKYTSFPEPGDDHNPFQDPAVTQHSSNTEYATLDLYNPFDNKNGPPPPAYAATAPSAPQPVVPATTPPSRTTPTEPRNYGTSFTPQQTAVNATTAELLRKQEELEKKARELERRERELDSHALGPGATRQNNWPPLPTFCPVGPCFYQDINMEISQSFQHTVSIMYYYWMFTACTLAFNLISCLSLFCVEPSGGVGLGLAILWVLLFTPCSFVCWYRPVYKAFRSDSSFNFFAFFFIFFVQVIFYVIMTIGIPGWGFSGWIVSLAALKTSVPVGVIMMLNAILFTAQAAMGVVLLKRVHSLYRQTGASFVKAQAEFATGVMSNQAVRQAAANATASAAQGAFTGAAR from the exons aTGTCAAAATACACAAGTTTTCCGGAACCAGGCGACGACCACAACCCTTTCCAG GACCCTGCAGTGACTCAACACAGCAGCAACACTGAGTATGCCACACTGGATCTTTACAACCCATTTGACAATAAAAATGGG CCCCCACCACCAGCCTATGCAGCAACTGCACCATCCGCcccccaacctgttgttcctgcAACAACCCCACCCAGCAGGACTACACCCACAGAGCCCCGCAACTATGGCACCTCCTTCACCCCCCAG cagACCGCGGTCAACGCCACCACAGCAGAGCTCCTGAGGAAGCAGGAAGAGCTTGAGAAGAAAGCCCGCgagctggagaggagggagagggagttggACTCACACGCCCTCGGCCCTGGAGCCa cTCGTCAGAATAACTGGCCTCCCCTGCCCACTTTCTGCCCTGTGGGACCATGCTTCTACCAAGACATCAACATGGAGATCAGCCAGAGCTTCCAACACACTGTCTCCATCATGTATTACTACTGGATGT tCACAGCCTGCACACTGGCGTTTAACTTAATTTCCTGCCTGAGTCTGTTCTGTGTGGAGCCTTCTGGTGGTGTTGGGCTGGGCCTGGCCATCCTCTGGGTCCTCCTTTTCACCCCCTGCTCCTTTGTCTGCTGGTACAGGCCTGTGTACAAAGCCTTCAG GAGTGACAGCTCCTTCAACTTCTTCGCCTTCTTCTTCATTTTTTTCGTCCAAGTGATCTTCTACGTCATCATGACCATTGGCATTCCTGGTTGGGGTTTCAG tGGCTGGATTGTGAGTCTGGCTGCTCTGAAGACTAGCGTGCCTGTTGGTGTGATCATGATGCTCAATGCCATCCTATTCACTGCCCAGGCTGCCATGGGGGTCGTCTTGCTCAAGCGG gtCCACTCTCTGTACAGGCAGACCGGTGCTAGCTTCGTGAAGGCTCAGGCTGAGTTTGCCACTGGAGTGATGTCCAATCAAGCTGTACGCCAGGCAGCTGCCAACGCCACTGCTTCTGCAGCTCAGGGGGCCTTTACTGGTGCAGCtcggtag